Within Triticum dicoccoides isolate Atlit2015 ecotype Zavitan chromosome 1B, WEW_v2.0, whole genome shotgun sequence, the genomic segment aggctcagcgttcatttgctatggtttgctatattcacagtctctcgccctctcttcaccagatctaaacaagactgtgttgtcctcttgtctctctctcccccctcacagctggtgaaggaggcatttgtatcccgtcgcaccgggaaggggaggaggtgcagcgttcactctatcgcattcggcgagggaggcaatccactgccggctgcgctgttctctttcacccagcgcctgtgcgggagggccaccgaccccttcttcctcgctgccgtacgtagtgtgggcagatccggcctcccgccgcacgccttgccacatcccgatgaccctaaggtataagtttctttgaaaccgtcgtttctctagctgcatgtggatctttttcgatctgtagtcgaatctaggtcttggttcaaagaggaaagaatggtgcggtgggctggagcaagaatctaggatgtggttcaatgaggaaaggaggggcagaaagtatgtaagtgcatctagtgccccttagtgattttggtgtattgaagacttataggttaagggactaatgcgtttgtgagtgtacacaggtctataagtctatgaggagtttgatatttatagggaaagtcgacccctaaaaatgaatatctttgactgaagattttggtatttctgaagactttcatgaagactttgaaagtgaagaaattggtgttaccgtgaagacttgatatacaTGCGAGGaaaatgaagcttgaagactttcgttttcatagttttgtttttctctttcttgagtcataggaaatatcgtactattaaagggggtcgaggaaatactaaggaaaaatttccaagtgatgctcaactcaaaatcctacaccaacCAAACCCTTCgattgaagcctttggaaatctcatacagttcagtcaatttcttcagtgacagagacgaagttcttatggttgctgaggaatttgttctgactaaggagttaggaattcgctagtgcggatttcctacacagtgaggatcatgatagccctgaggaatttgatagtcaaatttctgaccgttgctgtgctatgcgccagctgtcccaaaatatcttatccacctaacagtcatatcatacaagggcatttatgtcttatcatgtcgggctgctccctaggctataaatagccgccccctacaaccactagttggttggctgctccgagagaaattgacacttgtcatttgagagcaacccatcctccgaggactttgagcaaaaatcatctagtgaggaaaaaccccaaacccgaacacatacaaacccaaagtgattgagcatcactgaagagattgatcatgcgtggatccgacgcttgttacctttgaagactgtgcttcttccagacagttaggcgtcacggtctagagcatccaataggaattgtggatcgccgagtgaccgagtctgtgaaggtttggaagtcacctgaagacttaccacgagtgtttggacgaggtctgtgtgaccttagttcaaggagaatacggtgaggacttggtgtcctgagctgcgtgctcagcgactgggtgtccgggactgcgtgtcctcgagtttaaatactcagccgctccaaccagacatacaactgagacagctgttggaactggtctaacaaatcattgtcttcaccaaccttactggttctatttcctcaactctttcatttcctcattactgtgttgagtgattgttcatatctgtgtttgaagactttgactgaagactttcttaatttcctcagttcaatttcttcagtctgtttgtcttcatcttgtgttatcttgtgtttacgctttctgtactctgtgcttgtcttcatttcatcatgatgactatgtttgtatcctgttatgcttacttctgagtacttattccgctgctagtagttcttcgctaaggaatttcctcaccggaaaattcctctattcacccccctctagtcgatataacgcattttcaattggtatcagagcaaggtactccgttgttctgtgtgattttggtttaaccacctagagttctagttatgtcaaccgcaggtatgatcaaggtctccgatgggtgtcctaccttcgatggcacggactacccctactggaagaataagatgtgaatgcatcttgaagcaattgacaacgatctctggtacattgtggaaaatggtgttccctctgtcacaccttctctgaatgctgctgatgtgaagagattcaagcaactcgattctcaagcgaagaatatcatatgtggccatctgagtaaaggacagtatggtagagtgagtgctttggaaactgctaagcttatctgggataggctctccaaagtaaacgaaggagtctcaactcaacgtgactctcgtgttgacgttcttcgcaatctcttcaaccgcttcaaaagactcgacaatgaaaatgttcagcaaaccttcgatcgcctcactgacatctcaaatgagcttaaagcgcttggcgccactgacatcaccgaccatgaggtggtgaagaaattgctgagattgctagattcctcatttgatactctagcactgatgattcaagagcgagctgattacaagtcactagatccagctgatactaaatactcatgagttctagcttgctcaaaagagagatctctatggttcaagctatggcaaaacacgtgccctgaaggccaaggctgtgtctgaatctgaatgtgaagactctggtagtagcctcggtgatcctgaagaattgagccaggagcttgcactgctcgtgaagaagttccagaagttctcaagacgtggtcgctttggaaaatcctcaagaagcagtgattcctcatcaagtgactataagagaaaacTTTGCCACAAATGTAAGAAACCTtatcactatattcaagattgtcctcaatgggaaaaggaattaaagaagaagaagaaatacaaggattacagttctgatgacgctaagaagaagaagaagaaatcttcaaaatcttcatcatcaaaatcctcgaagtcttcatctcacaagaagagcagctccaagaaggttcgggcattcattggcaaggaaatggactctaaagCTGAATctaaggaacatgaggaagaggaggcttctgaggagtccgagtctggtgttgtgagtctggctctcgctactgcctgcgtcagcaagtctatcttcaactctgaagaaattgaTCACACCAACAAAgctgacgaagacaatgatgactacactcccacctattgtttcatggcaaagggtgccaagggtagagctaagggctatgaatatgctcattattcttcaaatcattatgttcataagtccttgaagaatttctctacttattcatatgcttaccctaacccctcttatgtgaaacgaaatggattggcctctatgccacctttctcatatggtgctcgcagagtgatgaactctttgccacccctttagatgtgggtggtggagaaaaagaactaatcctttatgcagggtcaggtctccagacgtgctttaaacgtctgaagaatttgctggaggcctgacaaaaatgcctgaaaggacgcaggcaaatcatgatgaaatgaactttcatttcacacatcctcatattgaaatatctgttttactgtttgatgaaatttatctgatgaacttgatatcatattcttcactgatgaagtatatgagatcgtaagttgcactaattcatctgcaggatgatcagcccaaagccaacgagtgggttctagatagtggatgtacaaatcacatgacgggtgacaagagtctattgatggatgctcccttaacaccgtcacatctgaagcacatcatcttcgctgacaaaggcaaaagtcgggtattgggtctaggtaaggttgcgatctcaaaggaccgacacatggacaaagtcatgcttgtcaagtccttaggatacaacctcatgtctgcctcaatgctttgtgatcttgatatggttgttgtctttggaagatatcgatgtgttgtgatcatggaagatgaccattccaaagtcttcgaaggctttaggagaggaaatctgtatattgttgatttctctacaggaccacaaccagccatgtgcttacttgcaaaagcttcagaaggctggctatggcatcgatgacttggtcatgctggcatcaggaatctgaacacgcttgcgaagaagaagcatgtcattggcattgagaatgtcaaattcctcaaggatcacttatgcggagcttgtgaagctggaaagatgacaaaggcaagcatccagcgaagactatcatgaccactactcgtccatttgaattgcttcacatggatctctttggtcctaatcattattctgctgcttcgaatgatgcatctctatatggctttgttattgttgatgactattctcattacacatgggtacacattgtcacttacaaacatgaagtgcaggaaatcttcaaacgattttcctcgagggcttcaaccaactttggtgtgaagatcaagcacatcagaactgacaatgggactgagttcaagaattccggtcttgatggctatcttgatgaacttggtattactcatgagttatctgctccttatactcctcagcagaatggcgccgtggagcacaagaacagaaccctcgctgaaatggctcgcactatgcttgatgaatacaaaacgcctcgtcgtttttggattgatgcaattgatactgcgtgccacatcatcaatcgggtatatcttcacaaattcttcaagagactgcctatgaactcctcactgacaagaaacccaatgtgagttacttcgaagtcttcggtgctaaatgttggattagagaccctcatcacaatgctaaatttgcaccgaaagcacatgaaggttttatgcttggttacggaaaggactcgcacacctacagagtcttcaacaacgttcttcacaaggttgttgaaactgtagatgtgcggttcgatgaaactaatggcttgcaaagagagcacctaccttttgtgatagatgaaccagaacctgaggattctatcaagttcaaggctactgaggatgttattcctaccgaagaatctgttgaagaattcattccagaacgtgaagaaaatcgagctggtgcacctAATGAAAATgctaaagaaaatggtgctgaagaaaatgctgatcaaattcctcaatgacaaccagctcatcctcgcattgcaaaagaagtgcaagttgaaaagatcatcgatgacattcgagcgccaggtcctctcacacgcacaaaagcttcacatttatctaacttttgtgggcaataTGCTTTTgtatctattacagagcccactaaggtagatgaagcttttctggagcctgaatggattcaggccatgcaagaagaattacatcagttcgagctcaacaatttctgggaactggtcaaacgtccagatccttgcaagcataatatcatcggcacaaagtggatctaccgcaacaagcaagatgaaaatggccttgtggtgaggaataaggcacgacttgtagctcaaggctacacacagtgtattcctcaatggtaagcttgaggaagaagtatatgttgctcaacccccaggttttgaagatccaaagaatcctgaaaaagtcttcagactcaacaaggccatgtatggcctcaagcaggcccctcgggagtGGTATGACACTttaaaggaattcttcatgaagaatggcttcacacccggttcactcgaccctactctctttactaaatcttattatggtgaattgtttgtgtgccaaatatacgttgatgatattatctttggttgtactgaccaacgttatagtgatgaatttgcctatgtgatgagtgaagaatatcaaatgtctatgatgggagagttgaaattctttttaggtcttcaaattcgtcaacagcacaatggtatattcatatctcaggagaaatacctcaaggaagttctgaggaaatccggcatgcaagactgcaaaggcgtcaaaattcctatgcccacaaatggccatctatgcactgatgaaaatggtattgacttcgatcacaaggtataccgctccatgattggctcgttattgtacttatgtgcatctaggccagatataatgcttagtgtttgcatgtgtgcccaatttcaagctgcaccgaaggaatcacaccataaggctgtgaagcatattcttcgatatctagctcacacaccaacactaggattatggtaccccaagggctctacttttgatctcattggatattctgactctgactatgctggtgatcgtgtggaccgcaagtcaacatctggtacttgtcatttcctcggacgatctttggtctattggtcctcgaagaaacagaactgcgtatcactgtctactgcagaggctgagtacattgctgctggttcttgctgtgctcaactgctatagatgaagcaaaccctcaaggactacggcatcaacgtgaagaatgtgcctctcttctgtgacaatgagagtgccatcaagattgctcacaacccagttcagcactcgaagacaaagcacattcagattcgtcatcattttcttcgtgatcatgtgttgaagggcgacatctccatcgagcacgtgaagactgaagaacagctagccgatatcttcacaaagcccttggatgagaagagatttagcaagttgcggtgtgagctaaatatcttagaatcttcgaatgttctctaaaaaggacacacatcctgacacttatgcaaaattgatgacttagatgtgtaacacatgaagaaacgtttttcttcaatcaatgaagaataacactctaagtgtgaagaaattaatgaagaatttgattctcagaaccctacgacaattgtacgcggtgtctgaaatcatcattcttatacggtgggtcacgccaccaccaaagttgaaaatcttcatttttgaaattcctcaatttttgaaattcttcagtttttcaaattcttcaactttgcaaaatcttcaatgtttctgtcgttttttcttcattggctgggtctattatgataacaccctctagagtcttattctgcacaccgggggcttattctgctaacacttctCTACCCCCACGACCACCACTCCTCCGGAGCCCGGAGGGACACAACCTCCCTCCCCTTCCGCATCGATGCCCACCTACCCCAGGCCCCGTCGCCCACCACCACtcccgtagccggcgactacccgGCGCCCCACATCACCACCACCTACCCCAAGCCCTGCTGCCCACCACCACTCCCGCAACCGGGCGACCACCGCGGTGCCCCACTCCACCACATCCAGACCCCCTCCCCTCATCCCCCTCCCCCACCGCACCGGCCACTGCCTCCCACCATACCGGTCTCCGATCCGCCGTGCCGGAAGGCTACAGAAGCACCGCCCCGACGCTGCCCCATGGCCGGCCTTCTTGAGGCCTGGCGACTCCATGCTCCCCTCCAGGACCGGCGCCTCCATCCAACCTCCTTCCCAGCCGGTCCGCTGGATGACCAGCGCCGCGACGTCCCCGAACATCTGCCTCCCTCCACCACCCATGGCATCGTGCGCAGGTGGCGGCGCAACCGTCTCCCAGCCATCCTTCTGGGAGCACCACCGCCTGGATCTCCGCAGCCACGCCACCAGACGACCTTCCAGGAGCCACCGCCGCCTGGATGTGCGCAATCCCTCCCGCGCGGACGACCCCAGTCCCCAACACGCATGGTCGTCGTGGTGTGGGCGGCTTCACCGCGTGCAGCCACAGTTCAGGGACTGGGAACGCGAGGAGTCCGGCGGCGGCACATCCGGTGGCTGCAGGAGCTCGGATTCATTGCCGGCTGGAAGTGGGATAGCGGGGGTGCTCAGATCCGTAGCTGGCTGGGTGTGGGCTGGCGGGGGAGCCCCAATCCGTCGCCGGGTGGCCGCTTGGTGTCGGGGATCTCAGATCCATCGTCGACGACTCGTGGTGAAGGTGCGGCGACATTGGAGGTCACGGCTATGCAGTATGTCGTGCCAGCGTACATCACCTCTGCTCCGCTCTCATGTTGTTCTCCGCTGATGCAGTGCACTTTGCTTTCCCAATGCAGGGCGTATTGGTCGTCGGTGCAGTCCGCCGGCACGCGGCCGAATGCCCCATGTCCTGCTTTTCCCCTACCAAATCGACTCTGCTTCCCCTGAGTTCGCGTGTACGAGGTTCTGCACTGCATCGAGCTCCCCAGGATACCAAATTGTGATTCACTTTTCAATTCAGAAAAAAAGGTGTTGTGCAAATTTCTAGGAGACTAGAAGTTcatatatttttttgaaaaattcacTGTCCCCTTGGAGAGGTTCGCTCCTCTAACCGTTGTGGTTCACCCTGTTCCACGTGAACCAAAACAAAAGAGACACAAAAGAAAATGCCCCCTGGTAGTATAGGAGAGAGCGGTTTGCTTCTATGGGACTAGAGGTTCACTCCACACAAAATGCAGCTCAATGTGATGTTTTTTAAAAATGTATGAAGTTCACTACTCTTCCAAGTGCAAaacacacgagaaaaaaattgtgtCAAAAAACTGTCGTTCACTTCTATTCGCTACGAGGTTCACTTCCCCTCATGTGGTTCACTACTCTCGTGGCGCACAATCAAGATCTCACAGAGAGAAAAAATGTTGTAAAAGAAAGTTAAGAAAAggcagaaaaatcatgaagttcatTTTTTGTAGTGTTGCATTCAATTTTGGTACTGCTCGCGGTTTACTTACCTCCAATGTGAAGTGCAGAAAAAAATGTTACAGGAATGACAAAACAAAGCAATGCTGTTCACTTCTCGATAGTGTTGCGGTTCACCTTCTTGTTTTAGAAAATTTACGTCCGACAAAAcaaattatgcagctcgcttgcccaTCCGATGCAGtgcacttcttgatagtgttgtggttcatttacaccgtatgtgaagtgcactctattcTCTCGTCCTTTAAAAAATTatgtttgaataaaagaaaccatgcagttctcttacccgttcgatgcagtgcggtttttcgtccgatgcagtgtggtttttagtcggatgaagtacccacgtcgatttaggtgtcgcgaaaaacagagtgtccgcatttcggtaaattcgaaattcctcttaaaccgtaaagaattagggagagtgttctacatgaaaaagttgcgcctcgtcgatatctttccaacggcgtatcgtttgaatcatttcgaccagcggtttgcaaatTTTTtgccaaaaacggccgctgccactcgtcgtccgccacacgatttttaaaattaactaaaaaccgcaaggaatctcaaaaccatttcaacatatggaAGTTGtgccttgtccgtagctttccaacggcgtatcatacgtctcgtttcgacaaatggttagaaaactagagcaaaaacagtaccgaaaatttcaaaaaatttgaaaaacagagttccgcgatttagtatatttgaaactgctcttaaaccgtaatgaattagagaaagatttatatatgaaaaagatgcgcctcgatgatatctatccaacggcgaattatttgcttcattccgacaagcggtttagaaaaaacgcgaaaaaacgctcgctgccactcgtcgtccgccgcactattttcaaaactgctcttaaaccgtgtggaatctcgaaaagtgttcagcacgtcgaagttgcgcctaatccatagtttttcaatgatatattacacgcctcattccgataaacggttaaaaaattagagcgaaaacagtaccaaaaaacacCGCGTGCTGTTTTTTctgacacgaagttcactagtctctattgcagtgctcgtcgtcaaaatgatgcagtgcgcttctgttgagcgtgcgtgccgaagtggtgtgcagaatagttattctgctaatattagcagaatagaccgtctgtatatatatatatatatatatatatatatatatatatatatagggaaaatccatcctaccacccagtggtagttaccccacatgtctcatatattagcatgtggtactatatatactattttattattttaaatatattcatatactatatctaagatatttcaaaacaagttacatgaaaaaattgcatatgagcccaaagtttttgttatatttgtgaaatacgtacatatttgtacgtaaaaaagagcatactcaaaaaatggtatatactacctaaaaatttgtatatatactacctaatcattgttatatactacatactacacgtacatgatttcggtttcgacagatactacatacaacatacaaaacgcaagttgtggtaactaccactgcttgtaggaaacatttactTATGcaattcttcaagttgcattttttctgctaagtgaatgtgatcggacccttccccctctatgctatactcaacccaatctattcacaaattcttcatgtgcgttctatttgaaactcgttcaaaatcttcactgtgtccttgtcagctgaagaatttgcgaacgaactTTATaattaatcttatccaaatttttcggttttaccgctcaatccgTTCCGGATCCCATGAaaaacttatctattcacccacgatctaacacgatatccactcctcagtacgtgggtgacacatgtcaagcgaaggagaaCGGTCAGGGGCAGgtacgtcctaaatcttcgggcgaacagtttttcactgcaacTATAAATACCtcctcatcccttcctcacttcctttactccgctcgaccgctctctctctcgctcgagcccctcaaaccctagcgccgccgctactccatcatcgccagtgaggaagagcttcactgcctcgacctcgtcgccgtcgtactcgcgccgaccgcgggaatattcactccgccgccgtcgtagttgtcttcctcagccaagttagggcgtggaagatctacatcgacgaacttcactgttctgCTTCTCAGTTTGTCATGTTCTTCATCTAGGGTAATTAAAAATTACATTACTACCCCTTTTGATTCAATATTTCataacaaaatcttcaaaggtgttttattcttaaaatcctcacacacaaaacacctcactagtcatctgttcttgattcgtttctctaagcatcatttttcttcaagattcctcaattgtgtggatcctcgatctatacaactctggaacctaagacaaagaacgcttagtgaaattcttcaaggctcatctggtcaaattcctcaaacttgttctttttgaaaaaccttctgagaacgcatatgacctctccaaattgttcgcaactatactctattcacaggtactcatgttcgctactgaatcactaggttctcatcaacttaactcatttgcagcgttccttgaagaaaagttgcacacttcttcagaaaattcgattgttcaaattcctcatctgaagaatatggctgatggtaagaagccgcagaaaggaggaaagaagcctgaggtcatgactgcttttgaaatccctgaggacctctatactgactattgcacacctgatgaggctaagtacggAAAAGGAACTAaaactcagcgcaaggtgcgcatacagaagattgaacggagatgggcaagagaatggagggagtatagatatgtgactccaaagtatatgaagaaattcgcacttaatcctccatgaccaagagctccattggcacctggccaaagagctgactccaccagcatcaagcgtggtgaggattttcctgaagaatgggccaaacgccaagctaagctggcaagacaagccaaagaagcagtgaggaaattcaatgaagactctgctgctgctactgccactgaggcctctgtcaagccaagaaaatcaatggcaaagaagcctgctcacaagccaagtgcttcaccaactatgccctcacggccagaatcttcaaagccctcacggccagattcttcaaagccctcacggccagtaccaactactgctcctcctccaaagtcctcagctgctccgacaaagtcctcaacacctgtatatctggccacgtgccaaaggacaacatgcatctctattgcctctggtgcctcgacaagttcctcagctgcaccaaaatcttcatcaggccccactctgttgaagactaaggcaacggttggtcgaggtcctcggccaagtccgaagaataaacaggttgccttccacgtgccatctgacgatgaagctgatgatgatgaacttgcagaaatcatcagagaccgacaagaaagggccgctagagccaaaggcacaaatgtgacactgcttttggatccaagggtgatccttgattacattgatctctggcacaaggatccaaatactcctatgcctgatttcaagttgactcctagtcaaagtcacatgctgacccatttcatcactgaagagaaatggaaatttgagaaggccaggcagatcaagaagactcagttcagaaaagagaagttcctgaagaataacgttgtcaatatgacaccggatgaactcctcaagatccaagctgaaatcaaaaccctcagcaatgacttcaatgcttactatgttgattggcaaggagccaaagtcaggtttgtgaaactgattgagaaattcacaaatgttgcagccccatcgcaacaagaaattcctcatgctgaagcatctgctcagccaacggaagaacatgccagcaccgctaatgacattcaggctgctgaagaaaatgctagttccagggctgatgactccattccagcagctgaagaaattgtcagcgcatccactagtggtgcgcctgaagaaactgaaaaagtcagggcaactgcatcagttgcgcctgaggaaattcaaccagaaACCTCAGTTCCATCTGTGCCTACAccgactccaattcttccatgtgcattcgatgtgaagaagtccaaggctgcagagcgagctgcagtgaagaaaaggaaagcatccagtgcttcagaatcttcagctccaaagaagatgaagcctctgacaagctctattgagaatccaattgatgttgttccaatttccaccatgtcatcaaaggaccttgttccttttggtgaggaatatgtgatcccaagcggatctaatgaagaacctcaatctgctgcttcgttagagcaggttgatgaagaaattgaagtggatgtgatcccttcaacgcctgttgcttcttggccaatgcctcagttcacagctgaagaggctagcattgaagaaattgaagatgaagacgtggacattggctgcacaacgcccgtgatgaatgatgacttttgggaaagtcagcaccccaatactccactcttcaccccacttcaacaaataccttagtcccctgcaccaactgttcaaatgggctctgaagaaactcatcccacctcatcTATACAAGAagacattccagccactagtgctgaagaagttgttgttgttgaacccttgaactcacagcctgctactgaagaggaaccagaaattcctcagcctgaagaacctgagattgcgattcctgaggttgtgatgcaactcactaacactcaagtgcccaagccaacggatccattctcaaagaagcaaaagttcaaggctaaagatttcttcagcgagcatgtgttcttcacttactataacccctatgac encodes:
- the LOC119309296 gene encoding uncharacterized protein LOC119309296 isoform X2 → MTSAATSPNICLPPPPMASCAGGGATVSQPSFWEHHRLDLRSHATRRPSRSHRRLDVRNPSRADDPSPQHAWSSWCGRLHRVQPQFRDWEREESGGGTSGGCRSSDSLPAGSGIAGVLRSVAGWVWAGGGAPIRRRVAAWCRGSQIHRRRLVVKGVLVVGAVRRHAAECPMSCFSPTKSTLLPLSSRVRGSALHRAPQDTKL
- the LOC119309296 gene encoding uncharacterized protein LOC119309296 isoform X1 — protein: MTSAATSPNICLPPPPMASCAGGGATVSQPSFWEHHRLDLRSHATRRPSRSHRRLDVRNPSRADDPSPQHAWSSWCGRLHRVQPQFRDWEREESGGGTSGGCRSSDSLPAGSGIAGVLRSVAGWVWAGGGAPIRRRVAAWCRGSQIHRRRLVVKVRRHWRSRLCRRIGRRCSPPARGRMPHVLLFPYQIDSASPEFACTRFCTASSSPGYQIVIHFSIQKKRCCANF